One Aegilops tauschii subsp. strangulata cultivar AL8/78 chromosome 2, Aet v6.0, whole genome shotgun sequence genomic window, AAGCCAGCGAGGCCGGGCCCGCACTCTCTTATTTGTGGGTCCGACCTGTAAGTTGCAAAAGAAGAATaaatagaaaaataaaattgCACAGCAACTGCAGCTGACGTGAGAAGTAGAAGTAGGTACCTATGTCTATATCACTTCCAGAGCTTTTCGTTTCTTCTCCCATAATTTTGGAAACCGAGCCGACTAGCCTTTCGGTTCAGATTTTTACCGGTCAGACCGCCGGTCTACTGGTCAATCAACTTGTTTCTAGGTACTAAATAAAAAGAGATCAAATACCACCAGTTTCtataattattattttttagaAAATATTTTCTATAAATAATTTTTTTAGACAATGATATGGTATCTTGGGTGTGATGGTTATTGGGCCAAACCTGAAGGCGATTACCGTAACGACCTAGGATCGTATCAAAATCCATGTGGACTAATTTCTATTATAATTTATCTGCACGCGTATGGCTTATTCAGCGCCCTGGTTTTTACCCCGGTCTACAAAAAGAAGTCTATTCAGATGGTTCAAACTCGTTCAATAGTAGAATACAAAGAAACAAATTCTTGAACGTAGATAAAACAATTCTGCCGGTTCAAATAATAGAATGTGAAAATCTTTTGTTCCAGACATTTCCTAATATATATAAACATGTGTATCTAAATGCAACTAAGCAAACAGAAAGCGGCTCATTGGCTTGTGCAACACCCCCTATGCGGGAGCTTTTGAGATCGAGTTTAGGCAGCAACGGTGCTACattattcttttttctttctctttctcACTTATAGGTGGGACCCACAAATAAGAGAGTGCGGGCCAGCTGGTGTGCCACGTAGGCAAAGTTAGCAGTGAGTTAACTGTCAGTGACGGAAATGTATGTAAATGTACCTCAAACACAAGTTGTAGGGTTAATTTGTGTCATTTTTTAACTTTATGTATGAATTTGTACGCACCGTGCAAGTTTGTGTACTAATAGCGTAATTAACTCTATATACAACTCCAATTGATCGAATCATCGAACTCCAACTGACCACAGCCAGCCGTCTCTTCCTCTCTGCGTGGTCGTCGAGCCGCTAAGCTGATGGCGTCCCGATCCACTTCCGGCGGCTCTCGGAGGGGCCTCATCTCGTGCCTGCACAGCAGCTGCAGCAGCGCCGGCGATGCGCCCCAACAAGACTCGCAGCAGGCCGTCCACAGCCTCATCGCCGGCTTCTACGAGGAGGCGTTCGACCGGCTGCCCTGCGCGACCATGCCGGGCCTCGCCCGCTCCCTCGCCACCGCCGGCTTCTGCCTCGGCCTCCTCGACCCCGTCTCCAACATCGTCCTCAACGCCGTCTCCCTTCCCCGGACGACGACGTTGGAGCAATCGTCCGGGTTTCTTCTCCACGAAAAAAGATGAGAAAAAACAAGGACGCCTGGCACAAGGTCGCATGGGCATCCTTGCACGGTCTAATCGATTTCATGATGAGTTACTTCGGATGCCTCACCAAAGAACAGGCCGTCCGCTACCTCCGCTGCGCCGGCGCCGATCTCCTGCTCGCCGTCATGCTCGTCGAGCACGACCTGTACGCTGCTGATGATGAGCAGGTTGAACTTGGGTCCGCGAGGACGCAGGTCGCCCTCAGGTCCGCGGCGCTCCTAGCAGGTCACCCCGCGCCCGACACGCTGGTGCAGCTCATGACGTGCCCGCTCCCCACCTCTGCTGCCCCTTCTCTGCAGCTGCTAGTTGGAGGTGGCCGGCAGAGCCGTCTCACCTCCGACGATGTCGGCGCCATCCACCGTATGTTGCGTCGCCAGAGCAGCAGCCCCTCTGATGCCCAAGTGACCCACGGCCATGGAGTCGTCGTCGTCCGTGTTCGTCGGGAGGTCGGCGATGACGTTGTCGAGACGACTTCTGTCGACGTCTCCGACGACGGCCACaagaccaccaccaccaccacgttCCGGCGAGCCGGCGAGCGCATCACGTCGCTGCGGCAAGCGGGGGACATGGCTGCCAAGATGTCAGCCTGCCTGACAAAGGCAGAGGCGGACGCCCAAAAATACGGCCTGGACACGAGGAGCCCGTGCGCGCGCGGCGACGCCTGCGAGTACGTGCAGTCCCTAAAGATGCGCCTCCACGACGCCATACACGCCTCCTACCTCAAGGCGCTCGCCCTTCTCGTGCCCTGCACTAGCGCTGGCACCACCGGAGGAGGCTCGCTCATGCGCAGCATCCTCGTCGCCGGCCACTGCTACGGCTCCATGGACCCtgtctccaacatcattgtcaacTCAATTTGGCACCTCACGCGCCGCCCTCTCCCGGAGCCCGACCGCAGCAAGATCGAGCCGTACACCGACATCCTGGACACCCTCTCTCTGCTCCGCACGGAGGTCCGCTCACTCAAAGGCCTTACAGAGCTCATCCATGCCGCTGCCGACGCCGCGTCGCCTGGCCCCGGATTCTCGACGGCGTGGGCTCTAGAGACCCTCTGCCGTACACAATGCGACCTCTTTGACATGTTATCATCATCAAGAAATCTTGCGAAGAGCCATTTCCAGGAAGCGGCCATGGCCGCCGGACACCCTCTGCCTGCCGACCTAGCATTGCTCCACCAGCAACTCCTGCTGAGGCCTCGTGTTCTAGGCGAGCTGCGTGCCCTGACGAGCAAGACGAGCTCCATCATGTCCATTGATCACATAGCCTCCATCCTCGACAAGGCGCTCAGATCCAGCACTCCAAGACTAGTAGTGCAGGTGGATCTTGAGGCTCCTGAAATGCACGCCAAGGCTCTGAGCGCGGTGTCGAGGAAGAGATCAAAGTATGATGACCGCTTCAGATCAACACGCTCTTCTTGGCCGAATTCGGGGAATCGGAGCCTGGTCATTGGTTTGGGAACCGTGGTCCGAATGCTGCTGAGCCAAAGCCAGATTTCTGCTGCCCTCTGCCCCCTCCGTATACCGGCAAGTCCTCTCGTTCCAGCAAACTATGCAATCCCCCTCAGCTTTTACTGAACTTTTTCGAGCATGCGCTTCTAAATTTCGATCCATTAAATTGTACGGTCTCTTTACTGGATCAACAATCATCAACAGGTCGTTGCTACTACGGCCCGCATTCTGCGAGGAAGCTCGTGTACCCGAATCTCGTCGAGTATCTCAAGGGCGATATTACCGCACATGGCACCGATAATGTGGCAGACATGCTAGAAACAGATCTTGTCTATTTCAGTTCCGAGGGAGACGTCGAGTTTGCAGAGAAACTGAACAGCTACTATGAACCAGACTCTCCAGCGTGGAGCCGGCCATTCATTCATACTTGACGACGAGGAGAGTTCTCGGAGACCActtttctcctccatcttgccaTTCTGTAAACAGCCGGAGCTGGCGTAAATCTTTGGGACGGCAATACTACAGTTAATGTTGTGAACGACCATCGTTCCGTAGCATAATATGCATGTCGGGGCTAGTTATCGTACTTTTGTCAAATGTGAAGTGATTGACCCTGTCCCTTGCCGTGTTAGTTTGCTATTTGGTGCGTAGACAAGCTAAGCTTTTACCTTTTGAGGAATACTGCAACTTTTGCACGCTGGAGCCCATTGTTAAGTGCTTTGAGAATGAGTTTTTTGAGTGATTGATTATGATTATCATCTATTAGTTGCAGCAATAGCGTGCATAAGCGAAACATACTCACAGCCAGATCCCTTGCGTCGACACCAGGGCAAATTAATTGGCCCTGTTCGCTATCGATACCTTCGACATCCGTCGTTGTGGTGACGGGCTTAAGTGCGGCGCCTTTGGTGGTGGCCACGGTTGTGTATTGTGGCATGTGCGGCGGTCGTCATCTGTAGCCACGGGGTGAGCTTCAGGTGAAAGCCTAAATCGACCTCGGTCTGCCGGTGCCGACAACATCCTAGAACGTTGTTCCTTCTATGGAGGCGTCGTTGTGGATCCACTTCACCTCCATCGTGGTTTCAATCTTGGGTTATCAAGGTGAAAATTCAAGTTTCAGCGTCGCTCGAAGCAGGCATTGGTGACGTTCTTTCATTGGATGCCGGTGGCTTACGTGGATTTTTAGTTTGTCGTCCGTCAGGCAACTGCGCGGCCTCGGGGCCAGTGTGAAAATCAGAGTTGCGGCTccgaaatctcatgcgtgcaaggTCTTGTCTTTGTTCACTTGGGTGGGGGAGTCGTCGGCTTGGGTTTTGCAAATGTAGTAATTTACAATATTTTATACTATTAACTAGCCAATTCTTTATTTTTAAATAAAATTAAAAAGCCCTTCTCGATTGCTAAAAGAAACTGTGTATGTCTAAGGTTTGGTAGTGCTTCCTAGCCTTATGCTAATGGCGGTCCTGATGACATATAAAATGCATAAAACCCAAAAATAACGTGTTAAATGGACTAGAAAGATTTGATTTGGTCTTGAGTTTGCGTGCTAGCAGAGGAAGGCTAAGAGTATCTACAGTCGGGCATCCAATATCCGTCTCATCTCCTGGGCAGGCCATCCGGTCAATGACCGGTCACAAAATACTGACCCAACCAGAGCTctcaaacgggcctcaaacgcccgggctgaccggTACCCCACATATCCGTCCCAAATGTAGGGCGGATATGAAGCGGCCCCGGCACGCCCGGGCGCGTCAAGCCAGCCCACCGCTGGCCCACCCCGGCCCCACAAAAAACCCTGTCCGACAGAAAACCTAGCTCACTCCGCTCCGCTCCCCTCCCCGGCGCTCCCATTTCCCCAATCCGCTAAATCCCTAGCGCCGGCGAGCATGTCCAGCACCGGCAGCCACTCCGACGGCAGCTccgatgacgaggaggagctgGCGCTCCATATCGCGCTCGCGGGTCGATACATGCGGTTGCTCCGGGTCCGGTGTGACGCCCCCTGCCGATGACGGCGCTGGCCCTTCCCGCCCCGCGCGCGGGTCTGCGTGTGGCCTGCCCAATCTGCTCCTCCTGCCCAACGGCCTCCTCCACCTCCAGTCGTTGCTATGCGCGGGCAGCGCTGAGTTCTAGTGCTCGCTCGGCCGACACCCGCGGATGTGGACTCCGGAGTCGGAGGCACGAGCGGGTCCGACGGGTCTGCGCAgtctgcccgccgccgccgggtgCCCGACAAGGAGGACCGTCTCTTCGAGTGGGCGTGCCGTCGGTCACTGACGGAGGCAGAGATGAAGGCCCGACTGCTCCGGAGGCTCAACACCAAGTAGCTTCGGCTCGGCATTGAACAATCCGAGCGGGAGGCGGCAGAGGTAGCGAGGGAGGCGACGAGGGTGGCCAAGCTCAAGCGCAAAGCAAGACCGCGTCGCTCGGCGCTTGCAAGGCTACATCGTCATCTTCGATTCCTCCTCCTCCGACGGCTCCGATGTGGACCCACCTCCTGCCGCGGACTCCTACAGCTGAGCCGGCGACCGGAAGGGCAAAGGGCCGGCGATGAAGTGGTGAAGATCTTTTTTTATTTCAATTTTTTAGTTGTAGTTTGAACTTGTCCGCCGTATTATGTGTATTATGTGAACTTTGGCTATCTTTCGATGAACCGATTGTGCATTTATATGTCCGCTCATGATCTATGTAGTTTTAATCAACGTTGCATGGTTTAGTATGAATATAGAGGACGAAATATGAGATACGTGGGTGTGGAGGCGCGGATATAGGAACTGCCCGGTTAGTGTCCGCGGGCGTGCCGGGCGCGTCTGCAGACAAATAGGAGGCTGGATTTGTTGAGTCCGGCTGTAGATACTCTAAGGAGTGGACAAGCCACGTCCAAAGCTCCAAACAAAACTCGCAGGACTTGTACAATGCAAAGTGTTTAAAGCATCTCCAACATAAGATGTAGATGCAAAAATAACGAAGGCCCAAAAACCTCACTCTAACAGATGATGTAGATTGAAAAAAATTACATCTCCAATGAAGATGTAAGAACGCCAGCCGTGCGTCAACCGCCAAACTGCTTTCAGTTGGCTTCCGTGCGACCGCTGCTGGTTCGCCTCCCGCCCGTCCGCCGCCCGCGCGACTCCATGGCCGACACCGATGACCCCGCCACCACCTCGGTCGACGCCGCCAATTGTGGCCTGACCCACCTCGCCGCAGTCACCGCCTCCGCAACCAGTTTCCTAGTTCCGGCCTCTGCCTTCATGCCGGAACCTCGATTCGCCACCCCCGCGGCCCCTCTAATGCTCCTCCGCTGCCCCTAcgctgctcctcctcctctctccggCTGAAACCGCCGCTGCTTCGCCGCTCTGATTCGCCACCCCCACCGCCCCTCCGATGCTCCTTCGCTACCCCTATGCCGCTCCTCATCCTCTCTTCTCCTCAAACCGCCGCCACTCCCCCGCCACCCTACGCCGCTCCTCTTCCTCTCTCCACCTTGAATCACCGCTCCTCTGCCGATGCTCCGCTGCCTCGATTCGCGCTGTGACCGTCCCGATTCACCACCCTCGCCACCCCTCTGATCCTCCTCCGCCGCCCCCACGCACAGCCGCCGTCGCCCTGAATCGCGCCGCGCCGCTGCCGTCCCCCTGAATCGCGCCGCGCCGCTGCCATCCCCACTGCCGCCGCCCACTAGTTTTTACATCTCCATTTTGCATCATCTATTGGAGTTGTATTTTTACATCTCCAATATGTATCATCTGTTGGAGTTGCCTCTTTTTTAAAGATGTAAAAATCACTTTTTGGAGATGTAAATTGCATCTCCAAATTTGCATGTTTTATTGAAGATGCTATTAGAATAAACTGAGTTCTATTCTCTATATGAAGATGTCTAATTATGCGTCTACCATTTAAAGCATTTCGTGTGTTTCTGTAGTTGGCATCGGCGGCTTGCACCATCTGCACCAGTAGCCGGTGTGTGTGGTACACAGCGACGGAGCAGTACGTGTGTATAGCGCCGTGAATGTCAAACTCAGCGACGGCGCACTCCAACAAGAAAAACTTGGTTGGTTGTGCACGAGTCCCATGCCCATACTTTAGTAGTGGACTGTGTAATTCGGCGGAGACTCTCCACAATAAAAGGAGGCATGTGGCATGTGCAGCGCCCTGCTAGAAATATAACAACTCGGTTTCCCTATCATGCCAACAGAAAAAGATCCCACCTTGCTTCAAAGGGTAGCCCGGTTGTGACATGTCAATATGTGATGCAATTTTtcattaagttcataaagaatatTACTAACTAGTGAACATTCGTGGTCATAATTTGGGGTGGCCAAGCAAGGGTTGCCCAGGTAGGAATAATTTTGATTTTGTTTGTGTGTTTTTCGACTGCAGAGGGCATGTGAAGTGCTTTCGGGAATCGGTTGGTTTAGGTTTGTTTTGATTCAGCCGGTTCTCGTGGTCTTCATAATTTCCACTCTCGGTGTTCCTCGGACCGGCGACGTGCTTCGTAGATTGCGGCCGTCGGCATCTCCTGGTCTCGTAGGTTTTAAAAAGTTTGCTTCATGGAAGCGGAGGCCCAGAGGCGACATTGAGATTTGCTCAAGACACGTCGTAGATGGATGCATGAGTAAAAAGATTTCAGCACCCTGGAATTTTGAATGTATTTTACTTTTCTATAAAGTTATGTCTATAATGATCTGTGACACTCCCTTCATTTAGAAGCAAGTGACGATGTTCTAGTTTGAATACATAATAGTTTCTGAGGCCTTTTAAGAAAAAATAGTCTCCAAAACAGCTTTGACCACTAGCTTCGAGTACTATTAATCTCCTCGCGCCGCACGCCGAACTGCACAAAGAAGCAATGGTGACCGTGGTTGTGCTTGTGCCCTGGCTAGCATGGCTCGTTGTGTCTCTCCTCTCCTTCTATCTCCTCAACCTCCTCGCCCACGCGCGTTCCGGCCTCCCGCCGGGCCCCCGCCCACTGCCGCTCATCGGCAGCCTCCACCTCCTCGGCGACAAGCCGCACCGCTCGCTCGCCCGCCTAGCCAAGATCCACGGCCCGCTCATGTCAATCCGCCTCGGCGCGGTCACCACTGTGGTCGTGTCCTCACCCGCCATGGCCCGGGAGTTCCTGCAGAAGCATGACTCTGTGCTCGCCACCCGGTCCGTGCCAGACGCCACCGGCAAGCACGCGGCGGGCTCCGTTCCCTGGCTGCCCCCGGCGCCCAAGTGGCGCGCGCTCCGCAAGATGATGGCCACGGAGCTCTTCGCGCCGCACCGGCTCGACGCGCTCCACCACCTCCGGAGCGACAAGGTGAGGGAGCTCACGGACCACGTCGCGCGGCTGGCGCGCGAGGGCACGGCGGTGAACATCGGACGCGTGGCCTTCACGACGAGCCTGAACCTTATCTCCCGCACCATCTTCTCCATCGACCTCACCAGCCTCGACGACATGAGCAGTTCCAAGGAGTTCCAGGAAGTGATCACGGCCATCATGGAAGGTCTGGGGACCCCGAACTTGTCGGATTTCTTCCCGGTGCTCGCGCCGGCCGACCTGCAGGGCATGCGCCGGCGGCTGGCGCGGCTCTTCGCGCGGCTGCACGCCGTGTTCGACGCCGAGGTGGACCAGAGGCTGCACGGCCGCGACGCTGGCCAGCCCAGGAAGAACGACTTCCTCGACGTGCTGCTCGATGTGGCGGCGCGTGAGGATGGCAAGGACCTGCTCGACCGTGAGACACTGCGCTCACACTTTACGGTAAACGCACAACTTTCTTAATTACTCTTTGATTCCAATAGACCGCACATGAGATGAGCCGGCCGGGGATCAAAGCACATGGCCAGGGCATCAAACAAATGGTGCCACATGGCCAGCCAAACTTTTGCATCGAGATAGTAACTATAACGTGGCACAAATTTCATATCCAACTTTGAATTTTAGATCAGGAAATGAAAATTAGAACTTGATACAGATTGTTAAGTAACCAATTTGCATATATGATGCTTGTTAGAATGAATGAATTATTGCATATATGATGCATCCATACAGTATCGCGCGCAATGTGCAGTTCAAAACAATTTTGATTCTTTTATAGCACATTTAGCAAATGATCCAGTGTACTCTCCATGATGCTTGTTTAGTTTATCTTAATAGCCACATTTACTAGACTATATTCATGTAATATTATATTTGCATGTTAGGACTTGTTTGCTGCCGGTAGTGACACAAGCTCTAGCACAGTGGAATGGGCAATGACAGAGCTTCTCCAAAACCCATCATCAATGGCTATGGTTTGCGACGAGCTCGCACAAGTTATCGGCTCAAGAAGAAACATTGAAGAAGCTGATATTTCTCGTTTGCCCTATCTCCAAGCAGTCATAAAAGAGACTTTTCGACTCCACCCTCCCGCTCCACTCTTGTTGCCACGCCAACCAGAGACGACAGTCAAAATAGCAGGTTGCACAATACCTAAAGGTTCACGCGTGTTCATCAACGTATGGGCGATAGGTCGAGATAAAGATGTATGGATTGAACCTGAGAAGTTTATGCCGGAGAGGTTCTTGGGTTCCACGATTGATTTTCGGGGTGTGGAttttgagctccttccatttggtGCTGGGCGTCGGCTCTGCCCTGGAATGGCATTGGCAATTAGGATGGTGCATGTGATGCTCGCTTCATTGTTAAATCAATTTAAATGGAGTCTCCCTGTTGAGCTGGAACGGGATGGGATTAATATGGAAGATCAGTTTGGCCTGACACTAGCAAAGGTCGTGCCCCTTTGTATTATAGCAACACCCATTTGAGCCAATAACAAAATGCAACATTGTTGAGAATGGTGTTGTTCATGTGTAATAATGTAAATGTATGAGCCTTGTAATTTATACCAATATTTATGTGAAACTTTTCATATTCTCTCAGAGTATAGACCTTTCATACCTTCATTAGTCAATGATTTTTGCCAAAAACATGAGCAAGCACAAATTTTAAATTTTTTGATATTCAAACCTAATACGGAAAACCACGGTGGCAAACTAGAAGCATTGACAAGCCAATTTTGGATCTTGACAATATAAACCAAATTTCCAAATTTTAGTGTATAGAAAACGAACAAATTCCAGATCTTTGACCAGGAAATATATGAAGAAACAAATTTCGCTTTTGGATTGTGACCGTGATGTCAGGATAATATATTTGGTGGTCAAATAGG contains:
- the LOC109765944 gene encoding geraniol 8-hydroxylase, translating into MVTVVVLVPWLAWLVVSLLSFYLLNLLAHARSGLPPGPRPLPLIGSLHLLGDKPHRSLARLAKIHGPLMSIRLGAVTTVVVSSPAMAREFLQKHDSVLATRSVPDATGKHAAGSVPWLPPAPKWRALRKMMATELFAPHRLDALHHLRSDKVRELTDHVARLAREGTAVNIGRVAFTTSLNLISRTIFSIDLTSLDDMSSSKEFQEVITAIMEGLGTPNLSDFFPVLAPADLQGMRRRLARLFARLHAVFDAEVDQRLHGRDAGQPRKNDFLDVLLDVAAREDGKDLLDRETLRSHFTDLFAAGSDTSSSTVEWAMTELLQNPSSMAMVCDELAQVIGSRRNIEEADISRLPYLQAVIKETFRLHPPAPLLLPRQPETTVKIAGCTIPKGSRVFINVWAIGRDKDVWIEPEKFMPERFLGSTIDFRGVDFELLPFGAGRRLCPGMALAIRMVHVMLASLLNQFKWSLPVELERDGINMEDQFGLTLAKVVPLCIIATPI